In Enoplosus armatus isolate fEnoArm2 chromosome 2, fEnoArm2.hap1, whole genome shotgun sequence, one DNA window encodes the following:
- the LOC139302760 gene encoding polymeric immunoglobulin receptor-like: protein MWCLQNQLFTLCIALSCVSSAAGMIQVSEYEGKDVNVSCPYGVGYESYEKYLCKNDCGNDDVLITTTETKRNRYSIYDDKKTRVFTATISDLSRTDGGNYWCGVTRNGKDIYTEVKLKVGQDSCCDLSTKVQSYETGSVPISCLYESKYKNNLKYICRGNQPSTCLEEAVITSDNEQNGQFGLTDDKVSSKFTVTITGLTQNNSGSYLCGVHRNADLDVFSAVELEVKEWCCVKSNKLSGIVGRPVTMQCPYPPQHWDNRKFLCKGDRRNNCTDMVTSQSRFTLQDDVSSSSFSVTTTELKAGDAATYWCGSDSQWSPGNYTKIQLSMQRSFTLWFSLCLLYCSY from the exons ATGTGGTGCCTTCAAAACCAGCTGTTCACCCTGTGCA TTGCTCTGAGCTGTGTCAGCAGTGCAGCAGGGATGATCCAGGTGTCTGAATATGAGGGGAAAGATGTTAATGTTTCTTGTCCCTATGGAGTGGGTTATGAATCTTATGAGAAGTATCTGTGCAAGAATGACTGTGGCAATGATGATGTTCTTattacaacaacagaaacaaagaggaacagATACTCCATCTATGATGACAAAAAGACACGAGTCTTCACAGCGACCATCTCTGATCTGAGTCGTACGGATGGTGGGAATTACTGGTGTGGGGTGACCAGGAATGGAAAGGATATTTACACTGAAGTAAAGCTGAAAGTAGGACAAG acagctgctgtgacCTATCCACCAAAGTCCAAAGTTATGAGACAGGTTCAGTGCCCATCAGTTGTCTGTATGAGTCTAAGTACAAGAACAACCTGAAGTACATCTGCAGAGGAAACCAGCCCTCCACATGTCTGGAGGAGGCAGTAATCACCTCTGACAACGAACAAAACGGACAGTTCGGACTAACTGATGACAAGGTGTCGAGTAAATTCACAGTGACCATCACCGGTTTGACCCAAAACAATTCTGGGTCATACCTTTGTGGTGTCCATAGAAACGCAGACCTggatgttttctctgctgttgaaCTAGAAGTCAAAG AGTGGTGCTGTGTGAAGTCCAACAAACTGAGCGGCATTGTGGGACGTCCAGTAACTATGCAGTGTCCTTATCCACCACAACACTGGGATAACAGGAAGTTCCTCTGTAAGGGAGACCGCCGCAACAACTGCACAGACATGGTAACGAGTCAGAGCAGGTTCACACTGCAAGATGACGTTTCTTCCAGCTCTTTCTCTGTGACGACCACAGAGCTGAAAGCAGGTGATGCTGCGACATACTGGTGTGGTTCAGACTCACAGTGGAGTCCTGGAAACTACACCAAGATTCAACTGTCA ATGCAGCGCTCTTTCACCCTGTGGTTTTCATTGTGCCTGCTGTACTGCTCATACTGA